The Sinorhizobium meliloti genome includes a window with the following:
- the trxB gene encoding thioredoxin-disulfide reductase: MNTHHARVLIIGAGPAGYTAAICAALANLKPLLVTGRQAGGQLTTMAYVENFPGFAEPVKGPLLMEQMRQQAENVGTKLMYDIITSVDLWKRPFRLQAHSGDTYLADALIIATGAQPRWLGLPSEKIFAGFGVSACATSDGFFYRNKEVVVVGGGNTAVEEALYLSNLASKVTVVHRRNRFRAEPILQDRLLARPNVDVIWNHVIDEVIGEREPRKSVTGVRIRDVNTGDAKELPTHGLFIGHDPATALFRGQLDMDRAGYIKVGSWSTKTSVPGILAAGDVIDPVFRRAISAAGMGSMAALEAEKFLAEPLVTPAEMREIEIIGVYG, from the coding sequence ACGCCAGGGTCCTGATCATCGGGGCCGGACCGGCGGGCTATACCGCTGCCATCTGCGCTGCCCTTGCCAACCTGAAGCCACTCCTCGTAACCGGCCGGCAGGCCGGCGGCCAGCTCACCACCATGGCTTATGTCGAGAACTTCCCAGGTTTCGCTGAGCCGGTCAAAGGTCCCTTGCTGATGGAGCAGATGCGGCAGCAGGCAGAAAATGTCGGCACCAAGTTGATGTACGACATCATCACCTCTGTCGATCTCTGGAAGCGGCCATTCCGTCTCCAAGCTCACTCCGGCGACACGTATCTCGCCGACGCACTCATCATCGCGACGGGAGCCCAGCCCCGATGGCTTGGCCTTCCCTCAGAGAAGATATTTGCTGGATTCGGCGTCTCCGCCTGCGCAACCTCTGATGGCTTTTTCTATCGAAACAAGGAAGTGGTCGTTGTCGGCGGCGGGAACACAGCCGTGGAGGAAGCGCTCTATCTGTCGAACCTTGCCTCCAAGGTCACAGTCGTCCATCGCCGAAATCGTTTTCGAGCGGAGCCGATCTTGCAGGACCGCCTTTTGGCCAGACCGAATGTTGACGTCATTTGGAACCACGTCATCGATGAAGTTATCGGCGAGCGCGAGCCGCGGAAGTCGGTGACCGGCGTTCGAATTCGTGACGTGAATACCGGCGACGCGAAGGAACTGCCCACGCACGGCCTCTTCATAGGTCATGATCCAGCAACCGCCTTGTTTCGCGGTCAGTTGGACATGGACCGGGCCGGCTACATCAAGGTTGGCTCCTGGTCGACGAAGACATCCGTTCCGGGGATACTCGCGGCCGGTGATGTAATCGACCCGGTCTTCCGTCGGGCGATCAGCGCCGCCGGCATGGGAAGCATGGCGGCGCTGGAAGCCGAGAAATTCCTGGCCGAGCCGCTCGTCACGCCGGCCGAGATGCGTGAAATAGAAATAATCGGCGTATACGGCTGA
- a CDS encoding IS110 family transposase, translating to MPLTSSRFRVGLLDAKVRSIARQNAVVRRLMSVPGVCAITALGFTATIDDPTRFKRSSSTGAYLGLTPRIYASGETMRSGRVSKRGADFLRGSLYEAANSLLTRIPRFSALKSWRLRIARRGGYRKAKVAVARKLAVILHAM from the coding sequence ATGCCCCTCACCAGCTCCCGCTTCCGAGTGGGTCTCCTCGATGCGAAGGTTCGCTCGATAGCGCGGCAGAACGCTGTCGTAAGACGCCTAATGTCGGTCCCTGGTGTCTGCGCCATCACTGCGCTCGGCTTCACCGCGACCATTGATGATCCGACACGATTCAAACGATCGTCCAGCACCGGAGCTTACCTTGGCCTGACACCTCGCATCTATGCCTCCGGTGAGACGATGAGATCCGGGCGCGTCTCGAAACGGGGCGCCGACTTTCTTCGAGGCAGCCTGTATGAGGCAGCCAATTCGCTGCTGACTCGTATTCCACGGTTCTCCGCTTTAAAGAGCTGGAGGCTGCGCATCGCGCGGCGAGGCGGCTATCGAAAGGCTAAGGTGGCGGTAGCCCGAAAGCTCGCCGTCATCCTCCACGCCATGTGA